Proteins found in one Miscanthus floridulus cultivar M001 chromosome 4, ASM1932011v1, whole genome shotgun sequence genomic segment:
- the LOC136551736 gene encoding protein ELF4-LIKE 3-like encodes MEEDGGSGSGSGSGSREPFVAGAGAGAGTGAGNSTGSNRGVGAGTSAGGGAKLPQVLQKSFGEVQGILEHNRVLIQEISQNQETRDADGLTRNVALIRELNTNIARVVDLYGDMSGSFARVVAAKKAAGGDKVGPKRPRSAGAGGQQQQ; translated from the coding sequence ATGGAGGAGGACGGCGGctccggcagcggcagcggcagcggaagCAGGGAGCCGTTCGTGGCTggggcgggagcgggagcggggaCTGGCGCCGGTAACAGCACCGGCAGCAACCGCGGCGTGGGAGCAGGGACcagcgcgggcggcggcgcgaAGCTGCCGCAGGTGCTGCAGAAGAGCTTCGGCGAGGTGCAGGGGATCCTGGAGCACAACCGCGTGCTGATCCAGGAGATCAGCCAGAACCAGGAGACCCGCGACGCGGACGGCCTCACCCGCAACGTGGCGCTCATCCGGGAGCTCAACACCAACATCGCCCGCGTCGTGGACCTCTACGGCGACATGTCGGGGTCCTTCGCCCGCGTTGTCGCCGCCAAGAAAGCCGCCGGAGGCGACAAGGTGGGCCCCAAGAGGCCCCGCTCCGCCGGCGCCGgggggcagcagcagcagtag